A genomic segment from Deltaproteobacteria bacterium encodes:
- a CDS encoding tetratricopeptide repeat protein codes for MIDQHKPQPQSPTLRHINRGAILHVNGDLEGAREQYEQALSLEPANATALNNLGFVLAQQGQLSEAMQCYERAIALAPERSTAYSNLGNAYALLADYERALQLQREAIKRDPANLTALDNLAQLLMRAGQYAEAAAAWQQYLHQQPADARILTSLAIVQAAQGRLDDSFNPPDGFLLLESPIGGQAVGVETAVQPDGRIVVAGYANDGTKTVILVLRRLPDGSPDESFGQAGHVLFEMSTDQRALGLALGPDGSIYVAGYVRLDGFRDILVLKFQPSGELDRTHVHSSPGTFTDIAFGLAVQADGRVLVVGEHSNGSDQDLVVLRLDADLVPDPTFGQNGLVTFNGGGQDKGFAVAVDDNGRIVAVGAHVPQGQTKENLLVLGLTADGRLDPDFATNGVFTYGLEGDNSDYANFVDLQPDGRIVVAGSAHDGQAFKIVLLRLHADGALDTGFGDQGVVVFRDSAAVFDYAYGVAVQNNGRIVLAGVSNDGVADKAVVLRFESNGSLDTGFGNQGTFVFSGPGPGPDRAHGLDIQKDGNIVVTGYANDGQANEILVFRLR; via the coding sequence ATGATCGATCAGCACAAACCGCAACCCCAATCGCCCACGCTGAGGCATATTAACCGCGGGGCGATCTTGCATGTGAACGGCGACCTGGAGGGTGCGCGTGAGCAGTACGAGCAGGCGCTTAGTCTCGAGCCCGCGAATGCCACCGCCTTGAATAACCTGGGCTTTGTGTTGGCCCAACAGGGGCAGTTATCCGAGGCGATGCAGTGCTACGAGCGCGCAATTGCCCTGGCGCCTGAACGCAGCACCGCCTATAGCAATCTGGGCAACGCCTATGCGCTGCTCGCTGATTACGAGCGGGCGCTGCAACTCCAGCGCGAGGCGATCAAGCGCGATCCGGCCAATCTCACGGCCCTCGATAACCTGGCCCAGCTACTGATGCGCGCCGGCCAGTATGCCGAGGCTGCCGCGGCCTGGCAGCAGTATCTGCACCAGCAACCCGCCGACGCACGCATCCTTACCAGCCTGGCGATAGTGCAGGCTGCCCAGGGCCGGCTCGACGACTCCTTCAATCCGCCTGACGGCTTCCTTCTTCTGGAAAGCCCCATCGGCGGCCAGGCCGTGGGGGTGGAGACCGCCGTCCAACCCGACGGTCGCATCGTCGTGGCCGGATACGCCAATGACGGGACCAAGACCGTCATCCTCGTCCTTCGCCGTCTGCCTGACGGCAGCCCCGACGAATCTTTCGGCCAGGCCGGCCACGTCCTCTTTGAAATGTCCACGGACCAGCGGGCCCTGGGCCTGGCCCTTGGCCCGGACGGATCCATCTACGTCGCCGGGTACGTTCGCCTTGACGGATTTCGGGACATCCTGGTCCTCAAGTTCCAACCCTCGGGCGAACTGGACCGGACCCACGTCCATTCCAGCCCCGGCACATTCACCGACATCGCCTTTGGCTTGGCCGTGCAAGCCGACGGTCGCGTCCTGGTCGTGGGCGAGCACTCCAACGGCTCCGATCAGGATCTCGTTGTGCTTCGTCTTGATGCCGACCTCGTGCCCGACCCGACCTTTGGCCAGAACGGCCTTGTCACCTTCAACGGCGGCGGGCAGGACAAGGGCTTTGCCGTGGCCGTTGACGACAATGGACGAATCGTGGCCGTCGGAGCCCATGTGCCCCAGGGTCAGACCAAGGAAAACCTGCTTGTCCTTGGTCTCACGGCGGACGGCAGGCTCGACCCTGATTTCGCGACCAATGGAGTCTTCACCTACGGCCTCGAAGGCGACAACTCCGATTATGCGAACTTTGTCGATCTCCAGCCCGACGGCAGGATCGTGGTCGCCGGGTCGGCCCATGACGGCCAGGCCTTCAAGATCGTCCTCCTCCGCCTCCATGCCGACGGGGCCCTGGATACTGGCTTCGGCGACCAGGGCGTGGTCGTCTTCCGGGATTCGGCCGCGGTCTTCGACTACGCCTACGGCGTGGCCGTGCAGAACAACGGCAGGATAGTCCTAGCTGGAGTGAGCAATGACGGCGTCGCCGACAAGGCCGTCGTGCTCCGGTTCGAATCCAACGGCAGTCTGGACACGGGCTTCGGCAACCAGGGAACCTTTGTCTTTTCCGGTCCCGGCCCAGGACCTGATCGGGCCCACGGCCTCGATATCCAGAAAGACGGAAACATCGTCGTCACCGGCTACGCCAATGACGGCCAAGCCAATGAGATTTTAGTCTTCCGGCTGCGCTGA
- a CDS encoding DEAD/DEAH box helicase, with protein MYQEIHSTHALTNQKPQSRPLATKGVFGDLIPPLQRAVNVQGYETPTPIQEQCIPSLLAGRDVMGTAQTGTGKTAAFALPMLQLLSANGSRPLKGRPRALVLAPTRELAAQIGESMHDYGRFLRLNHTVVFGGVNQFRQVKAMARGVDILVATPGRLLDLMNQGFIHLDKVEIFVLDEVDRMLDMGFMPDIKKILAEVPAERQTLFFSATMAPKMEQLAMTMVRNPVRVSIAPETRTVERINQKVLFVEKRNKDALLASLFTGSSVDKAIVFTQMKHMANRVVEKLEAAGIKGTAIHGNKSQAARTKALDGFRQGRYRVLVATDVAARGLDVDDITHVINYDLPVEAETYVHRIGRTARAGADGDAISFCCAEDRAYLREIELLLGSAVPAETNHAFHCEAACRSSRPAPKNFGRREGSGFGNRPQRGNFSRQRRSR; from the coding sequence ATGTATCAAGAAATTCATTCCACTCACGCCCTGACCAATCAGAAACCCCAGTCCAGGCCCCTGGCCACCAAGGGCGTTTTCGGCGACCTCATTCCGCCCCTGCAGCGGGCCGTCAACGTGCAGGGCTACGAAACCCCGACCCCCATCCAGGAACAATGCATCCCCAGCCTGCTGGCCGGCCGCGACGTCATGGGCACGGCCCAGACCGGAACGGGCAAGACGGCGGCCTTTGCCCTGCCCATGCTCCAGCTCTTGTCGGCCAATGGAAGTCGGCCCTTGAAGGGCAGGCCCAGGGCCCTTGTTTTGGCTCCGACCCGGGAACTGGCGGCCCAGATCGGTGAGAGCATGCACGACTACGGCCGTTTCCTCCGCTTGAACCATACCGTTGTTTTCGGTGGCGTGAACCAGTTTCGTCAGGTCAAGGCCATGGCCCGGGGGGTGGACATCCTGGTGGCCACACCCGGTCGTCTGCTGGATCTCATGAACCAGGGGTTCATACATCTGGACAAGGTGGAGATCTTCGTTCTGGACGAGGTGGACCGGATGCTGGACATGGGCTTCATGCCCGACATCAAGAAGATCCTGGCCGAGGTTCCGGCCGAGCGTCAGACCCTGTTCTTTTCGGCCACCATGGCTCCCAAGATGGAGCAATTGGCCATGACCATGGTCCGGAATCCTGTTCGGGTGAGCATCGCCCCGGAAACCAGAACCGTGGAGCGAATCAACCAAAAAGTTCTTTTCGTCGAGAAGAGGAACAAGGATGCCCTGCTGGCTTCTCTGTTCACCGGGTCCTCGGTGGACAAGGCCATCGTCTTCACCCAGATGAAGCACATGGCCAACCGAGTGGTCGAGAAGCTCGAGGCGGCCGGCATCAAGGGCACGGCCATCCACGGCAACAAGAGCCAGGCGGCCAGGACCAAGGCTCTGGACGGGTTCAGGCAGGGCCGGTACCGGGTGCTGGTGGCCACGGACGTGGCGGCCCGGGGCCTGGACGTGGACGACATCACCCACGTCATCAACTACGATCTGCCGGTGGAGGCCGAAACCTACGTACACCGCATCGGCCGCACGGCCCGGGCCGGGGCCGATGGCGACGCCATTTCGTTTTGTTGCGCGGAAGATCGGGCCTATCTTCGAGAGATCGAGCTGCTGCTCGGTTCGGCCGTGCCGGCGGAAACAAACCACGCCTTTCATTGCGAGGCCGCCTGCCGGTCCAGTCGTCCGGCTCCGAAGAATTTCGGGCGCCGAGAAGGCAGCGGTTTCGGGAACCGCCCGCAGAGGGGTAATTTTTCCCGCCAGCGTCGCAGCCGGTAG
- a CDS encoding TolC family protein, which translates to MTMYFRFFLFFLTMSTLGAWAPAFGADQMTYDLGQAVARGLEANEGIKSVRQALNASKLGVKSARGAFGPSFNVKYGYTHYNEPSKIMGMQTSPQDQWLFGLNINQPLFVGFNILTTYQKSLLAEDQTKSQLNQAELGLILEIQTNFLNLLKARKNVQSAKDSLTRLQSHLKVIQAFYDVGLKPKLDVLQAEVDVASAEQDLLSRQNEVDTQEAKLNTLLNYSVNSEIAYVGELEYAPFSMTFEECLDLAYKHRPDLIIAEQSVEIARKDSKISASGLYPSVAADFDYSRQGDDPTVSGSKYQDSASAWQVALNMDWKVFEWGKTYYAYQQAEENALRLVSEYNKSKTDASYQVKSYFLNIQEAAKRIGVNKTGVEAARESYRMAEARYQAQVGTNTDVLDAQSSVTTSEANLNQALADYKQAVADLYYAMGQKNPALDIR; encoded by the coding sequence ATGACTATGTATTTCAGATTCTTTTTGTTTTTTCTAACCATGTCCACCCTCGGCGCGTGGGCGCCTGCCTTCGGGGCCGACCAGATGACCTATGACCTCGGACAAGCTGTCGCCAGAGGGCTCGAGGCCAACGAAGGCATCAAGTCAGTTCGCCAAGCTTTGAACGCCTCCAAACTTGGCGTCAAATCGGCCCGAGGAGCCTTCGGCCCTTCCTTCAACGTCAAATACGGCTACACCCACTACAACGAACCGTCTAAAATCATGGGCATGCAGACTTCGCCCCAGGATCAGTGGCTTTTTGGTCTGAACATCAACCAGCCCCTCTTCGTGGGATTCAACATCCTGACCACCTATCAAAAAAGTCTTCTGGCCGAAGACCAGACCAAATCCCAACTGAACCAGGCCGAACTGGGCCTTATCCTTGAGATCCAGACTAACTTCCTCAATCTGCTCAAGGCCCGCAAGAACGTCCAGTCCGCCAAGGACTCGCTGACCCGGCTCCAGTCCCACCTCAAGGTCATCCAGGCCTTCTACGATGTCGGTCTGAAGCCCAAGCTCGACGTCCTCCAGGCCGAGGTGGACGTAGCCTCAGCCGAACAGGATCTCCTGTCCCGACAAAACGAGGTCGACACCCAGGAAGCCAAGCTAAACACCCTGCTGAATTATTCGGTGAACTCCGAGATCGCCTACGTCGGCGAACTTGAATACGCCCCCTTCTCCATGACCTTCGAGGAATGCCTCGACTTGGCCTACAAGCATCGCCCGGACTTGATCATCGCCGAGCAGAGCGTCGAAATCGCCCGAAAGGATTCGAAGATATCGGCCAGCGGACTCTACCCCTCAGTGGCCGCCGATTTCGACTACTCCCGACAAGGGGACGACCCCACCGTGTCCGGAAGCAAGTATCAGGACTCGGCCTCGGCCTGGCAGGTGGCCCTGAACATGGACTGGAAGGTCTTCGAATGGGGAAAAACCTACTACGCTTACCAACAAGCCGAGGAAAACGCATTGCGCCTTGTCAGCGAGTACAACAAGTCGAAAACCGATGCCTCTTACCAGGTGAAGTCCTACTTTTTGAACATCCAGGAGGCAGCTAAGCGCATCGGGGTCAACAAGACCGGAGTGGAGGCGGCCAGGGAAAGTTACCGAATGGCCGAGGCCAGATACCAGGCCCAGGTCGGGACCAACACCGATGTTCTGGACGCCCAAAGCAGCGTGACCACCAGCGAAGCCAACCTGAACCAGGCTCTCGCCGACTACAAACAGGCCGTCGCCGACCTCTACTACGCCATGGGACAGAAAAATCCGGCCCTGGACATCCGATGA
- a CDS encoding chemotaxis protein CheX produces the protein MDPELAKPFIKATKDVLVAMANINPTAAKPYVKKDNTAQGDVSAVIGLSGDKNGTFAISFSKKCALHIVKQMLGDAIEDLMNDVQDAVGEISNMISGQARVGLVDLGVTLAGSTPSVIMGDGHTIKHVTKAPVMAIPFSTENGEFTIEFCFE, from the coding sequence ATGGATCCTGAACTGGCAAAACCATTCATCAAGGCTACCAAGGACGTCCTCGTGGCCATGGCCAACATCAATCCCACGGCCGCAAAACCCTACGTGAAAAAGGACAACACCGCCCAGGGCGACGTTTCAGCCGTCATCGGTCTGAGCGGAGACAAGAACGGCACCTTCGCCATTTCCTTCTCCAAAAAATGCGCCCTGCACATCGTCAAGCAGATGCTTGGCGACGCCATCGAAGACCTGATGAACGATGTCCAGGACGCAGTGGGGGAAATCTCGAACATGATCTCGGGACAGGCCCGGGTCGGACTCGTGGATCTCGGAGTGACCCTGGCCGGAAGCACTCCGTCGGTCATTATGGGTGACGGACACACCATCAAGCATGTGACCAAGGCGCCGGTCATGGCCATTCCCTTTTCAACTGAAAACGGGGAATTCACCATCGAATTCTGTTTCGAGTGA
- a CDS encoding response regulator, with translation MGDPKTMANASPLADFRQMEFFAQVSLLGEIQSGAVDDCFEDLVDLFVNPVGDKSVDNLVHATLASLLERDDSSVVRGMGSPYQELASLCAHIAGKKRFSSAVQTMIRVLANDPPESLVFDFLSALTQLIDPSALPLFRRYAEDTEPMVASVAIRGLGRLRDEESLPLLSRIVELAGSDTAYHHCEIHSWEAVQTLATISSPAALDILADHIHHRNPTLRRGIIEALTAAGDAAVPPLARIVSTGSPDPTIMAANVLGLIGSRKGTRPLLQALDACSALDPNVRFSIFEALGRIGDLQSLVALFDALLDQDEFTVRAASQGLEANASPSLADRLAAAMAASTDKGQGIAQALARTGASEILGFLRQKPPLRSVVEEAEKSTFPKPQSSQARPLRLLAVDDSKTMRVHYRQILEQVGHQVETAENGSQALDAINSEKTFDLLITDLNMPMMTGMELLSRLRSMGVDTPAILVTTESDESQISLAMDTGFSAVLSKPFKTESLLDLLASLV, from the coding sequence ATGGGGGATCCCAAAACCATGGCCAACGCATCACCCCTGGCCGATTTCAGACAGATGGAGTTCTTCGCCCAGGTCTCCCTCCTAGGCGAAATCCAGTCCGGAGCTGTCGACGACTGCTTCGAAGATCTGGTCGATCTGTTTGTCAATCCAGTGGGCGACAAATCCGTGGACAACCTAGTCCACGCGACCTTGGCCTCCCTGCTGGAACGAGACGATTCCTCCGTTGTCCGAGGCATGGGATCGCCATACCAGGAACTGGCTTCGCTCTGTGCCCATATTGCCGGGAAAAAACGCTTTTCCTCCGCCGTTCAGACCATGATTCGAGTCCTGGCCAACGATCCTCCAGAAAGTTTGGTTTTCGACTTTCTCTCCGCCTTGACCCAGCTGATCGACCCCTCGGCTTTGCCTCTCTTTCGCCGATATGCTGAAGACACTGAACCCATGGTCGCCTCGGTGGCCATCCGGGGCCTCGGACGTTTGCGGGACGAGGAGTCCCTCCCCCTTCTGAGCCGCATCGTGGAGCTCGCCGGGTCCGACACGGCTTACCACCACTGCGAAATCCACTCCTGGGAAGCCGTGCAGACCCTGGCCACCATCAGTTCCCCCGCAGCCCTGGACATCTTGGCCGACCACATCCATCACCGCAACCCCACCCTCAGGCGGGGAATTATCGAAGCGCTGACGGCAGCTGGCGATGCCGCCGTACCGCCCCTGGCCCGCATTGTGTCCACAGGTTCCCCCGATCCGACGATCATGGCCGCCAATGTTCTCGGCCTCATTGGTAGCCGCAAGGGCACCCGGCCCCTTCTCCAAGCCCTGGACGCCTGTTCGGCCCTGGACCCCAACGTCCGCTTCTCTATCTTCGAGGCCCTAGGACGCATCGGAGATCTCCAGTCCCTGGTGGCCCTGTTTGACGCTCTCCTGGATCAGGACGAATTCACCGTTCGGGCCGCATCACAGGGGCTGGAGGCGAACGCCTCACCGTCCCTTGCCGACCGACTGGCCGCGGCCATGGCCGCTTCCACGGACAAAGGTCAGGGCATCGCCCAGGCTTTGGCCAGAACCGGGGCTTCGGAGATCCTTGGTTTCCTTCGGCAGAAGCCCCCTCTCCGGTCCGTTGTGGAAGAGGCAGAAAAATCCACGTTTCCCAAGCCTCAGTCCAGCCAAGCCCGGCCCCTTCGCCTCCTGGCAGTTGACGACTCCAAGACCATGCGTGTCCACTACCGCCAGATCCTCGAGCAAGTTGGGCATCAAGTCGAAACCGCCGAAAACGGATCCCAGGCTCTCGACGCCATCAACTCGGAAAAAACTTTCGACCTACTGATCACAGACCTGAATATGCCTATGATGACCGGCATGGAACTGCTCTCTCGGCTCAGGTCCATGGGCGTCGACACCCCGGCCATACTGGTGACTACCGAATCCGACGAATCCCAGATCTCCCTGGCCATGGACACTGGATTCTCGGCAGTTTTGTCCAAACCCTTCAAGACCGAGTCCCTTCTCGATCTTCTGGCCTCTCTGGTCTGA
- the malQ gene encoding 4-alpha-glucanotransferase translates to MARHPFFSRRRAGALAHVSSLPSSHGIGDFGPKAREFVRFLADAGFGLWQILPLNPVNPGAGNSPYSSFSAFANNPLFVSPDDLVRDGILSVGDLRGERPCGGSRIDYGHVHAWKSSLLKLAFANVLPSLESESRFDAYRRENASWLDDFALFAALKEAHGGRSWLEWPAEIRDRCSKSLELWRERLALRVLFHMFAQFLADEQWRSLLEHCRAHGVSVLGDMPIYVSLDSADVWAHPLQFELNGELRPIRVAGAPPDYFSEKGQLWGNPLYDWSAMAKDGFSWWKARIVRNSGLYNLVRIDHFRGLAGYWAVPAGARDARGGEWLSGPGHEFLEAIGEAAPELAIVAEDLGEITPDVIELRDTFALPGMRVLHFAFSGDPVENPHIPHNHDRHSVVYTGTHDNTTSKDWFERELDHASRRRIRNYVGRTVEAKTVARELCRLAMASCAAICVLPVQDLLNLGSEGRMNTPALADGNWTWRFGSGDLGQETAAEFRDLAGVFGRLP, encoded by the coding sequence ATGGCCAGACATCCATTTTTCAGTCGCCGCAGGGCCGGGGCACTGGCCCATGTCTCGTCCCTGCCGTCGAGCCATGGCATTGGAGACTTCGGCCCCAAGGCTAGGGAGTTCGTTCGGTTTCTGGCCGATGCCGGGTTCGGCCTGTGGCAGATCCTGCCGCTCAATCCGGTCAACCCTGGGGCCGGAAATTCCCCCTACAGCAGCTTTTCGGCCTTCGCCAACAATCCTCTATTCGTCAGTCCCGACGACCTTGTCAGGGACGGCATCCTTTCGGTTGGAGATCTCCGGGGCGAACGGCCGTGTGGGGGAAGCCGGATCGACTACGGACACGTCCACGCCTGGAAGTCGTCACTCCTCAAACTGGCCTTTGCCAATGTCCTGCCCTCTCTGGAGAGCGAGTCCCGATTCGATGCCTATCGAAGGGAAAACGCATCCTGGCTGGACGATTTTGCCCTGTTTGCGGCACTCAAGGAAGCCCACGGCGGGAGATCATGGCTGGAATGGCCCGCCGAAATCCGGGACAGATGCTCGAAGAGCCTTGAGCTTTGGCGAGAGCGCCTAGCCTTGCGGGTGCTTTTTCACATGTTCGCCCAGTTTCTGGCCGACGAACAATGGCGGTCTCTTCTCGAGCATTGTCGGGCTCACGGTGTGTCCGTGCTCGGGGACATGCCCATCTACGTCAGTCTGGACAGCGCAGACGTATGGGCCCATCCGCTGCAGTTCGAACTAAACGGGGAACTTCGTCCGATCCGGGTGGCCGGGGCCCCGCCGGATTATTTCAGCGAGAAGGGCCAGCTCTGGGGGAATCCACTCTACGATTGGTCGGCAATGGCCAAAGACGGTTTTTCTTGGTGGAAGGCGAGGATCGTCCGCAATTCAGGGCTCTACAACCTGGTCCGCATCGACCATTTTCGTGGCTTGGCCGGGTACTGGGCCGTGCCGGCCGGGGCCAGGGATGCCCGGGGCGGAGAGTGGCTGTCTGGGCCGGGACACGAGTTCCTGGAAGCCATCGGTGAGGCGGCCCCTGAATTGGCCATCGTGGCCGAAGATTTGGGCGAGATCACCCCTGACGTCATTGAGTTGCGAGATACCTTCGCCCTTCCGGGAATGCGGGTGCTCCACTTTGCCTTTTCTGGAGATCCCGTCGAGAATCCGCACATTCCCCACAACCACGACCGCCACAGCGTCGTCTATACCGGAACCCACGACAACACCACGTCCAAAGACTGGTTCGAGCGGGAACTGGACCACGCAAGCCGAAGAAGGATCCGGAACTATGTCGGCCGCACGGTGGAGGCGAAAACCGTAGCTCGGGAACTCTGCCGTCTGGCCATGGCGTCCTGCGCAGCGATCTGCGTCCTGCCCGTCCAGGATCTCCTCAATCTCGGGTCAGAGGGCCGTATGAATACTCCGGCCCTGGCCGACGGCAACTGGACCTGGCGGTTTGGGTCCGGAGATTTGGGACAGGAGACGGCGGCCGAGTTTCGCGATTTGGCCGGAGTCTTCGGTCGTCTACCTTGA
- the aroE gene encoding shikimate dehydrogenase yields the protein MIGPEGILGIVGHPVAHSLSPALHNWALAGNGLPKAYFRWDIRPERLVDFVAAVRTLGIKGVSVTIPHKVEMMDLVDEVTDEARAVGAVNTLFWKDDALVGGNTDVFGFLAPLKLGGRMPTSALVLGVGGAARAVVFGLRREGAEVLVAGRDRRRAEKFARMTGTRAVDWQERGQVQAQLLVNATPLGMSGAQEAMSPWPCGLVGFEAVYDLVYNPVQTVLLNQARAEGRVVFSGLDMFVHQAQAQFRLWTGREFGEDQARVFLHGLLARMTRP from the coding sequence ATGATCGGCCCGGAGGGCATCCTCGGCATCGTCGGGCATCCGGTGGCCCACTCCCTGAGTCCGGCCCTGCATAATTGGGCACTGGCCGGGAATGGCCTGCCTAAGGCGTATTTCCGCTGGGACATTCGTCCGGAGCGGTTGGTCGATTTCGTGGCCGCGGTCAGGACCCTTGGAATCAAAGGGGTCAGCGTGACCATCCCCCACAAGGTCGAAATGATGGATCTGGTGGACGAGGTCACGGACGAGGCCCGGGCCGTGGGGGCCGTGAACACCTTGTTTTGGAAAGACGACGCCCTGGTGGGAGGCAACACGGACGTCTTTGGTTTTCTTGCACCTTTGAAACTGGGAGGGCGAATGCCGACCTCGGCCCTGGTGCTTGGGGTTGGTGGAGCGGCCCGGGCCGTGGTCTTTGGGCTTCGACGAGAGGGGGCCGAGGTTCTCGTCGCGGGTCGAGACCGGCGTCGGGCCGAGAAGTTCGCCAGGATGACTGGAACCAGGGCAGTCGACTGGCAGGAGCGGGGCCAGGTTCAGGCCCAGCTGCTTGTCAACGCCACCCCGCTGGGCATGAGCGGTGCACAGGAAGCCATGAGCCCCTGGCCTTGCGGCCTGGTTGGGTTCGAGGCTGTGTATGATCTGGTCTACAACCCGGTGCAAACGGTTCTTCTGAACCAGGCCAGGGCCGAAGGCAGAGTGGTTTTTTCTGGCCTGGATATGTTTGTGCACCAAGCCCAGGCCCAATTTCGTCTCTGGACCGGCCGTGAGTTCGGGGAGGACCAGGCCAGGGTCTTTCTGCACGGTCTGTTGGCCAGGATGACCAGACCCTGA
- a CDS encoding 2-oxoacid:ferredoxin oxidoreductase subunit gamma: MSIYMDVIIAGFGGQGVMLIGNLLAYAAMDQGLNVTYMPVYGPEMRGGTANCAVVVSDDDIGSPIIHRPVSLIAMNRPSLDKFQPRLHDQGVFIINSSLIEADLADWKRVRAFAVPANDLADKLGNTKMANMVCLGAYIQATGILPLARVQESLPSVISSHYSHLIPKNSSALQAGADHVVSNGAL; this comes from the coding sequence ATGAGCATATACATGGACGTGATCATCGCCGGATTCGGCGGCCAGGGCGTGATGCTGATCGGGAACCTTCTGGCCTACGCGGCCATGGATCAAGGTCTGAACGTGACCTACATGCCGGTCTACGGTCCGGAGATGCGGGGCGGCACGGCCAATTGCGCGGTGGTGGTCTCCGATGACGATATCGGTTCACCCATCATCCATAGGCCTGTGAGCCTCATCGCCATGAATCGGCCCTCTTTGGACAAGTTTCAGCCTAGGCTGCACGACCAGGGGGTCTTCATCATCAATTCATCCCTCATTGAGGCCGACCTGGCCGATTGGAAACGGGTGCGGGCCTTTGCCGTGCCAGCCAATGATTTGGCCGACAAGCTGGGCAACACGAAGATGGCCAACATGGTTTGTCTGGGAGCCTATATCCAGGCCACGGGGATACTGCCCCTGGCCCGGGTCCAGGAGAGCCTTCCCTCGGTTATCTCCAGCCATTACAGCCATCTGATTCCGAAAAACAGTTCCGCCCTTCAGGCTGGAGCAGATCACGTGGTCTCCAACGGGGCCTTGTAG
- a CDS encoding 2-oxoglutarate oxidoreductase, which yields MTTVHEEQVFTLPEVLVDRPTHYCPGCHHGTAHRLVADCLTEMGLVERTICVSSIGCSVFIYNYLGLDTVEAPHGRAPAVATGVRRARPDNFVFTYQGDGDLASIGLAEIMHCANRGEKISVVFVNNTVYGMTGGQMAPTTLVGQKTTTCPGGRCAEHEGSPMKMAEIIAGLGGTAFAARVAVDSIKHIKAAKKAVAKAFEVQVRGLGFGFVEILAACPTNWRMTPVQANKRISEEMIPVFPLGTFKDELQAKAKEGA from the coding sequence ATGACAACGGTCCACGAAGAACAAGTTTTTACGCTGCCCGAGGTCCTGGTCGACCGACCGACCCACTACTGCCCGGGATGCCATCATGGCACGGCCCATCGTCTGGTGGCCGATTGCCTGACGGAGATGGGCTTGGTGGAGCGGACCATCTGCGTGAGCTCCATTGGTTGCTCGGTCTTCATCTACAATTACCTGGGTCTGGACACGGTGGAGGCACCGCATGGCCGGGCCCCGGCCGTGGCCACAGGGGTGCGCCGGGCCCGACCGGACAATTTTGTGTTTACCTACCAGGGAGACGGAGACCTGGCCTCCATCGGTCTGGCGGAGATCATGCACTGCGCCAACCGGGGCGAAAAGATCTCGGTGGTTTTCGTTAACAACACGGTTTACGGGATGACCGGGGGCCAGATGGCCCCGACGACCCTGGTGGGCCAAAAGACCACCACCTGTCCCGGAGGTCGGTGCGCCGAGCACGAGGGTTCCCCAATGAAGATGGCCGAAATCATTGCGGGCCTGGGGGGCACGGCCTTTGCCGCCCGGGTGGCCGTGGACAGCATCAAGCACATCAAGGCGGCCAAGAAAGCCGTGGCCAAGGCTTTCGAGGTTCAGGTGCGAGGACTGGGCTTCGGGTTCGTCGAGATACTGGCCGCCTGTCCGACCAATTGGCGGATGACACCGGTCCAGGCCAACAAGCGGATCAGCGAGGAAATGATTCCGGTCTTCCCCCTGGGGACGTTCAAGGACGAGCTCCAGGCCAAGGCCAAGGAGGGAGCATGA